Part of the Bacteroidota bacterium genome, AAAAGATACCGCAACAGGAGACTGGGTGATTTTCTAAAAGAACTCGACCTCACCGAGGGCAAAGCTACGGGCGTGCCAGTGATATTAAAAACCATGAAGGATAACGGCTCTCCTGTTCCGGTTTTCGCTTTCGATGATGAGCGCACCTGGTTCGAAGTAAAGTTGCCTGTTCACCCCGCCTTTCATAAGAGGGAACTTCCCTCTGAACTAAAGGCGCCCAAAACTCTGGATGATCTTAAAGCTTTGCTCGATTGGATTTTGAGTGATCCCAATATTTCAAATGCAATACCGGATGCTAACGACGTAGATAGCGACCAAGTTATTACTGAGGGTATAGATAAAATCAAGGATAGTGTTAAAGTCAATGATGGCATTAATGATTTAATAACCAATGCAATACAACTTATTACACATGATAATGTTGAAGTTAGTACCAGAGTTAATGATATAGTTAGCGACCATGTTGGCGATGAAGATAAAAACAAGGTTTTGCTGACGTTGGAATTCTGTAATAACCCCCAATCCAGCACCGAAATCCTCGGGCATTTGAATTTGACCAAGCATACCGACAATTTTGTCCGGTATATCAAACCGATGCTGAAAAATTCATGGATAGGGATGACTCTGCCTGATAAACTGACAAGTAGAAACCAGCGCTACTATACCACACTGAAGGGAGCTATCCTTCTGAAACTTTTGCAAATCTCAAAAAAGACCGGAAAATGATGTGGGAAAAAGTGAAATTTGCAGATATTTTCGACTTTCAAAAAAAGTCCAAATGCAAAGCAGGGAACGGCTTGGATGATGGTTTATATCCATTCTTCACATCAAGTGATGTGCAAAAAAAATCTCTGAATGAATTTCATTTTGATAGACCAAGCTTAATCTTTGGCACAGGTGGCCAGGCAAGCGTTCATTTTTGCAAATCGAAATTTGCCGTATCCACAGATTGTTTTGTAGTTCACCCTAAAGCTGAAAACATAGTTACTCCTGATTTCATTTATTATTACCTTAACGGAAATATTCATATACTTGAAAAGGGGTTTAAAGGAGCGGGATTAAGGCACATTTCAAAAGAGTATCTCGCAAATATTGAATTGCCACTTCCGCCCCTAACTACCCAGCAACACATCGCATCCATCCTCGACCATGCTGATAATCTCCGCAAGCTAAACAAACAGCTCTTGCAAAAATATGATGAGCTGGCGCAAAGTGTGTTTATCGAAATGTTCGGGGACCCGGTGAGAAATGAGAAGGGATGGGAAAAGAAGAAAATCAAAGACATTGTTCTAAAAATCGAAAATGGATGGAGTCCTGTTTGTATTGAAGAACCGCGCAAAAATCAAGCTGTTCCAGCAGTAGTCAAGCTGGGTGCTGTCTCATATAGAAATTTTAATCCAAACGAGAATAAAACGCTTCCTCAAAATTTGCCATTCAAAGAAGAACTTGAAATAAAACAATACGATTTACTTTTTTCTCGAAAAAACACTTACGATTTAGTTGGGGCATGTGTTTACGTTTTTGAGACCCCCGGCAAACTGATGATTCCAGATACTATATTTAGGTTTATTTACGATAAAACAATAATAATGGGGCCATATTTGTGGATGCTTTTTAATGATTCTAATTTCAGAAAATTAATTCAATCATTAGCAAGTGGTAGTTCTGGTTCAATGCCAAATATTTCTAAAGCGAAGCTTTTCGATTTTGAAATTCCTGTTCCTTCGATTGACAAGCAGGTTCAATTTGAAAAAATGATTATTAATATTGAATCTCAGAAGAATACATTACGAAACGAATTCGTCAAAACTGAAAATATTTTTCAAAGCCTCATGCAGCGGACGTTTAAAGAAAAGTAGTTATGGAAATCTCCTTTGATGAAAAATTCTATGATTGGCGAAATTCCAAATGGGTAAAAGGTGAACTACGCTATGAAACAAGTAAAATGATTAACGAATGGATTAAACATAGCATTGAGGAGAGATATACGCCCATTGCGGAAGTCATTTTTCATAATTCATGGACAGATTACGCCAAACTGTTTAAGGAATATCAAAAGAACAATAATATTATTTTCCGCGGTCAATCGAATGCAGGCCGAACTTCTAATTTTG contains:
- a CDS encoding restriction endonuclease subunit S; protein product: MMWEKVKFADIFDFQKKSKCKAGNGLDDGLYPFFTSSDVQKKSLNEFHFDRPSLIFGTGGQASVHFCKSKFAVSTDCFVVHPKAENIVTPDFIYYYLNGNIHILEKGFKGAGLRHISKEYLANIELPLPPLTTQQHIASILDHADNLRKLNKQLLQKYDELAQSVFIEMFGDPVRNEKGWEKKKIKDIVLKIENGWSPVCIEEPRKNQAVPAVVKLGAVSYRNFNPNENKTLPQNLPFKEELEIKQYDLLFSRKNTYDLVGACVYVFETPGKLMIPDTIFRFIYDKTIIMGPYLWMLFNDSNFRKLIQSLASGSSGSMPNISKAKLFDFEIPVPSIDKQVQFEKMIINIESQKNTLRNEFVKTENIFQSLMQRTFKEK